The Amaranthus tricolor cultivar Red isolate AtriRed21 chromosome 14, ASM2621246v1, whole genome shotgun sequence DNA window GTGGATGGGTTTCACATGACGGAGGGAGTCCTAAGGAAAGGGAAATCCCATTCCCATTGAAAAACCTTGTTGGTGCAGAGAAATCATGTGTTTCAAACCTTCCTATATCTCCAATTGGGTATGATCCCAATTCCCCACCCCCTAAAAAGTTCATTCCCCCAGATATTATGGGATACCCACCTTCATTCTCACTTTCTTGCTTCTCATCCCCAAATTTGATCAAGATTTCCCCATTAGTACCCCCATTTTCATACCCAAGAACATGATCATCCCTCTGTCTTTTGGGGTTTCTTTGGGGAACATTTAGGCTAAACCCATGATGGGTTTGAGTCATTGGATCATTCCCTTTAAAGGGTGTGATCAAATTCGTCGTAATGGGAATGAATGAAGTAGTTGAAGCACCAttgttttgttctttttgttcACCATTGTTGATATTCTCTTGATTGTTTTCCTCATTGGTGCTGTTTTCCTTGCTGCTTCCTAGTGCTTTTTCCTCTGATATTCCTTCCTTTTGTTCTTGTTCCTTAAGCTCTTCTTTGTACATTTCTTCAATCATTGGCTTCCATAAACGAACACGGGCGTTTATGAACCAATTTGATACCTGCATTCACCGTTAAATGAATCAATACATATCCGAGAAACTCTTGTGTCGACTTTGTGCTCAGTACTCAGTGCCCACCAACAGAAATATGCTAGTGGGTTAGCGGAGTGAAGATTTAGGGGCGTGAGTTAATGGAGTGGAGAGTAGCGAGTGGTGCACTTCGTTTATATTAGACTTGTAATACAAATCTTCCTCATATTTACCTGGCTTCTAGTAAGTCCTGCTTGTTTGGCAAGCATAATCTTATCCGAGTCCTTAGGATACCTGAAAGAAATCAAAcgcaaaatttcaaatcaatcaGTAAAACTATCTGATGCTAATGTTTGGTAtattagctggttgaaacagTTTATTGTTTAGCTGCTGAAACCAGTTCAAACAGTCAAAAAGGACATCTATCCGCCTTTGCTAACACCCCTTAAATCATTTCGTTAAATCAATCACTGTAATGATCTGTTAGGTATTAGCTATCAACTATCAGCTATCAGATTTCAGCAATATTAACTTACGGGTGTAAAAAGTGCTCAAAAAGCCAAGCACGAAGAACAGAAACAGATCGCTCAGGCAGTCCTCTTTGAGGCCTCCAAGCAGTAGGATTTTGAATCATTCCTAGCTGCTGGAACGCGCGTTGCTGCCTAATTTGATGATCGATAAACTTCAATCTCGACCCTTCAATCTTCCCACCAGGCAATGAACCCAAACCCCCTTCTTGATCATCACCTAAACTCTTGTTGGCTGTTCGAATTTGCTCTTGAATCGCGTCTTTTAGGCACCTAAACTGCTTAGAAATCGTCTTGAGTGCTAGTGCAGTATATGTCTTGGCTGATCCAATCCCAGCTGCTTGCTCAAATGACTCAATTACTATTCTCATTTGCTGATTGTATTGCTTGTACCTTTGCTCTGCCTACAATTCAGAACAACAGATATTTCTATCAGCAATTACTCTAATTCTAGCAAGAATAGTACATGAAGCAAGAATAGAACAACAATTTAATTCATTGTACTATGTAAGAAATTTAACATATAAATCTTCGAAAACAACTGGGAGTTTGGCAAAACAGCTGGCTGGACAAATACAGATAGATAGTTGACTGGTCAAATCATCTGGTATTAGCATTTGtgaattagctggttgaaacagTTTGTTTTAATGAATCAACTAATTTACCACAAACTAGTCCGACCAGCGTGTTTGAAATCAGAAATCAACTATTTTAATTAGCTATTGGTCGTCTGTCAAATACCCATGAATTGAATTGATTCCCATTATTTTAGTAGTATTAACTACTACATACCCAAATGAAAAGAGACATTGAAAGGGATGAAAAAAGTGTGATTTGTTCTTTAACTTTACTCCATTAGAGACAaatcaaaaaggaaaaatttttaaaaaccctAATTGGGTATGATTGATAGTAACTCCTAACAGAAAGTTCTGACACATAGAACACAATTTGCTATTAAAAGACAGATGAATCAAAGTTAGTGAAAAAGACCTTAATCCAAACCCAAGAGTCTTATCGAGATTGCAACATTTTTACCCAAAATCACTAATATAGATTTGCATAATGTGACAATCTCGATCAATCGAATaaaggattatttatatgtacCTCATCTAGCATGGTAACAAGCTTAGCCTTCTTCATCTGAATCTCTTGCCTTTCGGTCGTACTCAGCTCCGCACCACCACCGCCGCCATCGGAGagtttttctctctcctccgaTGGCGTCTCGACGACACCCTTATTGCTAAACCCACCATCATCACCCACATGAACAACTTCATCAAGCAACTCTTGAGCAGCTTTCAAGTACTCAGACCCCAAATCTAAACCCTCCCCACCTTGGTGGGACCCACACCCATTTATAGCTGAATTATGAGAAAATAAGCTCAATGATAAACCCTGGGTGGCGCGTGGAACCTCACGCGCCTCCTGAGATGGGTATCCGTACGACATAACATCACTCGATTGGGGCGATGAATTCGGGAGAGTAACTAATTGGTGGTGGTGAGGGGAAAGCGAGGCGGCGACCGAGGCGGCCGAGTTTAAGAGAAGGATGTTGTGGGATGAACAAGGTGGAGATTGTGATGGTTGTTGGTGATTTTGAGGATTAGCTAAATTTGGGTTCATAAAAATTAGTGTATgaaaattattagaattatttttttggatttcaTTGATTTTACCAATATTATGATTATGAGTGTGATAGTATGCttccattttttttctaaaaataaaaaattagttataattatattattattattattataaatacttctaataattaataagaaatatttttttatgaatgcgataaattaattaaaataaataataatagagAAAAATAGTAGAGGTATGGAAAATGAAGCAAGGATTTGGGAGAGGAGAAGAGAGAGGAAGAGAAATGGACAGGTTTTGTTAAAGTGTCTGAATGTGTGATTGAAAAAGAAGAGATAGAAATATTGATTGGGGTTGTCATATAATATGATTGGcgtcttttctttttttttttttttaaagtttattagATTATTTTCTTACGAGCTACTTGTGTGAGACGGTTTTTTGGTGAAACGAAATTAAACTAAAAGCCTATATGCTGATAATTGTATTTATTGAATTATTCAGTTTATGTATGATTTACGAAGAGTGTTTCAGGTGATACTGTTTCACACAAGAATTTAggtattatttttctctttgtaaatgGTGTATTCATTGGTTAATTAgacaaattttatttgttgttcttagTTTTCAAAtagaatctttttattttcattttactccctccattctttaagttgtttcaacaaataatatttacgagaatttagaaaaatatatttttttatatagtgaatatatcattttattgaataataaacttTAAAAGGCGAAAACTAGGGaccataattataaaaatattaaaatacaagttagtggaaaaatatataagaatcacaactattaaaaaatatttaaataaaattagtaggAAATATGTTGGgatcataaataatataaaaatgtttaaaataaagttagtagaaaactATGTGAGGACCATaagcattaataaaatattaaaataagcatGAACAAgtctaaaatttgtgatataaaaatatattaaaagatttttcttgggaacaagaaataaaataatccaaaataataaatgaGAATAAATAGAGTATTATGTTTGATTATTGGTcatgttttactttttttacaTATATTGAATGAATTTATCTcaccttttaaaatttcaatattttattcTTGTAGATTTCATATGTCCCTCACTTGCAAGttacaattaaaatttataggtaatatataaaatataagtaTAAT harbors:
- the LOC130800005 gene encoding BEL1-like homeodomain protein 1 codes for the protein MEAYYHTHNHNIGKINEIQKNNSNNFHTLIFMNPNLANPQNHQQPSQSPPCSSHNILLLNSAASVAASLSPHHHQLVTLPNSSPQSSDVMSYGYPSQEAREVPRATQGLSLSLFSHNSAINGCGSHQGGEGLDLGSEYLKAAQELLDEVVHVGDDGGFSNKGVVETPSEEREKLSDGGGGGAELSTTERQEIQMKKAKLVTMLDEAEQRYKQYNQQMRIVIESFEQAAGIGSAKTYTALALKTISKQFRCLKDAIQEQIRTANKSLGDDQEGGLGSLPGGKIEGSRLKFIDHQIRQQRAFQQLGMIQNPTAWRPQRGLPERSVSVLRAWLFEHFLHPYPKDSDKIMLAKQAGLTRSQVSNWFINARVRLWKPMIEEMYKEELKEQEQKEGISEEKALGSSKENSTNEENNQENINNGEQKEQNNGASTTSFIPITTNLITPFKGNDPMTQTHHGFSLNVPQRNPKRQRDDHVLGYENGGTNGEILIKFGDEKQESENEGGYPIISGGMNFLGGGELGSYPIGDIGRFETHDFSAPTRFFNGNGISLSLGLPPSCETHPHGGVLDNLSTTNHSFLSSTQNIQFRRTNEFGGMNSPPSHSSTGAFECLEMQNRKGFAPQLLQDFVA